The following coding sequences are from one Ancylobacter sp. TS-1 window:
- a CDS encoding tripartite tricarboxylate transporter TctB family protein: MDISRNTMEIATACATAAAGGVVCYGATLNGITWNDGGPEPGYFPFYIGCLIIFGSLVTIGQTVLRRATVSDVFIDGERLRTVLAFFLPIVALTLVSAWLGLYIGMALYIFYAMRVSAGFRNPASLFTAAVVVAVNFVIFEKIFMVPLLKGPILEYFGIY; this comes from the coding sequence ATGGACATCTCGCGCAACACCATGGAGATCGCGACCGCCTGCGCGACCGCCGCCGCCGGCGGCGTCGTGTGCTACGGCGCGACGCTCAACGGCATCACCTGGAACGACGGCGGCCCGGAGCCGGGCTATTTCCCGTTCTACATCGGCTGCCTCATCATCTTCGGCAGCCTCGTCACCATCGGCCAGACCGTGCTGCGCCGCGCCACGGTGTCCGATGTCTTCATCGACGGGGAGCGCCTGCGCACCGTCCTCGCCTTCTTCCTGCCGATCGTGGCGCTGACGCTCGTCTCCGCCTGGCTCGGCCTCTACATCGGCATGGCGCTCTACATTTTCTACGCCATGCGGGTCTCCGCCGGCTTCCGCAACCCGGCCTCGCTGTTCACCGCCGCTGTGGTGGTCGCGGTCAATTTCGTCATCTTCGAGAAGATCTTCATGGTCCCGCTGCTGAAGGGCCCGATCCTCGAATATTTCGGCATCTACTGA
- a CDS encoding tripartite tricarboxylate transporter permease, protein MGNFGQLMDGFAVALTAHHVMIMVVGVLLGLVVGVLPGLGAPNGVSLLLPLTFTMDPISAIILLTSMYWGALFGGSTTSILFNIPGEPSSVATTFDGYPMAKQGQAVRALTLAFTSAGIGALTGVIVITLLSSWVANFAMRFGAAEYFAVYFMAFASFIGMAGGSPFKTLVSMMLGFAVATVGIDTISGESRLTFEFDELIGGISFLIAVIGLFGLGELLLTMEEGLKFEGVRAKLDIRTIARTVAEVPRYWVTLVRSALIGCWMGITPGGPTAASFMSYALGRRFSKRGKNFGRGEPEGIVAPETADHSAGSCALLPMLALGIPGSATAAVMMGGLMIWGLSPGPMLFSTRPDFVWGLIASMYMGNLIAVVLVLATVPLFAVILRAPFTVVGPIITIVCVIGAYTVANHVFDIWLALGFGIVGYVFKKLDYPLAPFVLAMVLGDKAEDAFRQAMLTSDGSPAIFFANPLVATMMGLGIFLLCLPLISAVFKGGFFGRAGAGDAGAQGRSA, encoded by the coding sequence ATGGGTAATTTCGGTCAGTTGATGGACGGCTTCGCCGTCGCCCTCACCGCCCATCACGTGATGATCATGGTGGTGGGCGTCCTGCTCGGCCTCGTCGTCGGCGTGCTGCCGGGCCTCGGCGCACCCAATGGCGTGTCGCTGCTGCTGCCGCTGACCTTCACCATGGACCCGATCTCGGCGATCATCCTGCTGACCTCGATGTACTGGGGCGCGCTGTTCGGCGGCTCGACCACCTCGATCCTGTTCAACATCCCCGGTGAGCCCTCCTCCGTCGCCACCACCTTCGACGGCTACCCGATGGCCAAGCAGGGCCAGGCGGTACGCGCGCTCACCCTCGCCTTCACCTCGGCCGGCATCGGCGCGCTCACCGGCGTCATCGTCATCACGCTGCTGTCGAGCTGGGTCGCCAATTTCGCCATGCGCTTCGGCGCGGCCGAGTATTTCGCCGTCTATTTCATGGCCTTCGCCAGCTTCATCGGCATGGCCGGCGGCTCGCCCTTCAAGACGCTGGTGTCGATGATGCTCGGCTTCGCCGTCGCGACCGTCGGCATCGACACCATCTCCGGCGAGAGCCGCCTGACCTTCGAGTTCGACGAGCTGATCGGCGGCATCTCCTTCCTCATCGCGGTCATCGGCCTGTTCGGCCTCGGCGAACTGCTGCTGACCATGGAGGAAGGGCTGAAATTCGAGGGCGTGCGCGCCAAGCTCGACATCCGCACCATCGCCCGCACCGTCGCCGAAGTGCCGCGCTACTGGGTCACGCTGGTGCGCAGCGCGCTGATCGGCTGCTGGATGGGCATCACCCCCGGCGGGCCGACCGCCGCCTCCTTCATGAGCTACGCGCTGGGCCGGCGTTTCTCGAAGCGCGGCAAGAACTTCGGCCGGGGCGAGCCGGAAGGCATCGTCGCGCCCGAGACCGCCGACCATTCGGCCGGCTCCTGCGCCCTGCTGCCCATGCTGGCGCTCGGCATTCCCGGCTCCGCTACCGCGGCGGTGATGATGGGCGGGCTGATGATCTGGGGTCTTTCGCCCGGGCCGATGCTGTTCTCCACCCGCCCGGATTTCGTCTGGGGCCTCATCGCCTCCATGTATATGGGCAACCTCATCGCCGTCGTGCTGGTGCTGGCGACGGTGCCGCTGTTCGCCGTCATCCTGCGCGCGCCCTTCACCGTGGTCGGGCCGATCATCACCATCGTCTGCGTCATTGGCGCTTATACAGTTGCCAACCACGTCTTCGACATCTGGCTGGCGCTGGGCTTCGGCATCGTCGGCTACGTGTTCAAGAAGCTCGACTACCCGCTCGCGCCCTTCGTGCTCGCCATGGTGCTCGGCGACAAGGCGGAGGATGCGTTCCGGCAGGCCATGCTGACCTCGGACGGTTCGCCGGCGATCTTCTTCGCCAATCCGCTCGTCGCCACCATGATGGGGCTCGGCATCTTTCTGCTGTGCCTGCCGCTGATCTCCGCCGTCTTCAAGGGCGGATTCTTCGGCCGCGCCGGAGCGGGAGATGCCGGGGCGCAGGGGAGGTCGGCGTGA
- a CDS encoding GntR family transcriptional regulator codes for MPSAPIVRHSLHESLVAPLREMILQGELRPGEKVPEEQLCERFGVSRTPIREALKVLAAEGVLQILPHRGAIVARITEEQIEELFPIMASLERLAGILACTRASDVEIARVRALHDRMMEHFEKGEEAEYLRHNRLIHESFFEITGNATLSAFYQQILTRIHACRFVVRKSREHWAAAVIEHKAMIEALEARDGPRLGNLLEVHVMGTTSGIARAFIQRTGMEAPAAPAEDRTPARGRKAGSPLTA; via the coding sequence ATGCCGTCCGCTCCGATCGTCCGACACTCTCTCCACGAATCGCTCGTGGCGCCCCTGCGGGAAATGATCCTGCAGGGCGAATTGCGGCCCGGCGAGAAGGTGCCGGAGGAACAGCTCTGCGAGCGCTTCGGCGTCTCCCGCACGCCGATCCGCGAGGCGCTGAAGGTGCTCGCCGCCGAGGGCGTGCTGCAGATCCTGCCGCATCGCGGCGCCATCGTCGCCCGCATCACCGAAGAACAGATCGAGGAGCTTTTCCCGATCATGGCCTCGCTGGAACGGCTCGCCGGCATCCTCGCCTGCACCCGCGCCAGCGACGTCGAGATCGCCCGCGTGCGCGCCCTGCACGACCGGATGATGGAGCATTTCGAGAAGGGCGAGGAGGCCGAGTACCTGCGCCATAACCGGCTGATCCACGAATCCTTCTTCGAGATCACCGGCAATGCGACGCTCTCGGCGTTCTACCAGCAGATCCTCACCCGCATCCATGCCTGCCGCTTCGTGGTGCGCAAGAGCCGCGAGCACTGGGCGGCGGCGGTGATCGAGCACAAGGCCATGATCGAGGCGCTGGAAGCGCGCGACGGGCCCCGCCTCGGGAACCTGCTGGAAGTCCACGTGATGGGCACCACCTCCGGCATCGCCCGCGCCTTCATCCAGCGCACCGGCATGGAGGCGCCGGCTGCGCCGGCCGAGGACCGCACTCCGGCGCGCGGCCGCAAGGCCGGCAGCCCGCTGACCGCCTGA
- a CDS encoding CaiB/BaiF CoA-transferase family protein — translation MSDVLDHARETPATPQREGDTATAARPLPLAGVRVLDVSQVMAGPYSCMLLGDLGADVIKIEPPGTGDQTRGAMGFKMKGPDSMGFLNMNRNKRSVAVNLKSEAGRELFYELVKSADILVENYRPGVMKKLKCDYETVRQYNPRLVYASISGFGQSGPWAGRPGFDLMAQAMSGVMSVTGHPGGPPVKAGVPVADIGCGLFATYAALAAYIGAKATGEGQYIDASLFEAALAFSVWDISEYWGRGTQPIPLGTANRMSAPYQAVKSKDGYFVMGATNQKLWLQLCETLDRADLVDDPRFKTNPDRLANREVLIEELEKSFVTRTSDEWVEALLAVGIPAGTMYTYPEAFESEHGRHRQMRMEIVHPNEGKVSNIGFPVKLTGTPQQVRLHPPLLGQHTEEVLKEIGLDKAAVEELTARGAFAP, via the coding sequence ATGAGCGACGTTCTTGACCATGCGCGGGAGACGCCCGCCACGCCGCAGCGCGAGGGCGACACGGCCACGGCCGCCCGCCCGCTTCCCCTCGCCGGAGTGCGCGTGCTCGACGTCAGCCAGGTGATGGCCGGTCCCTATAGCTGCATGCTGCTCGGCGACCTCGGCGCCGACGTCATCAAGATCGAGCCCCCGGGCACCGGCGACCAGACCCGCGGCGCCATGGGCTTCAAGATGAAGGGCCCCGACTCGATGGGCTTCCTCAACATGAACCGCAACAAGCGGTCGGTGGCCGTGAACCTCAAGAGCGAGGCCGGCCGCGAGCTGTTCTACGAGCTGGTGAAGAGCGCCGACATCCTGGTCGAGAACTACCGGCCCGGCGTGATGAAGAAGCTGAAATGCGACTATGAGACCGTGCGCCAGTACAATCCGCGCCTCGTCTACGCGTCCATTTCCGGCTTCGGCCAGTCCGGCCCCTGGGCCGGCCGCCCGGGCTTCGACCTGATGGCGCAGGCCATGTCCGGCGTGATGAGCGTCACCGGCCATCCCGGCGGTCCGCCGGTCAAGGCGGGCGTGCCGGTCGCCGACATCGGCTGCGGCCTGTTCGCCACCTATGCCGCGCTCGCCGCCTATATCGGTGCCAAGGCCACCGGCGAGGGCCAGTATATCGACGCCTCGCTGTTCGAGGCGGCGCTGGCCTTCTCGGTGTGGGACATCTCCGAATATTGGGGTCGCGGCACCCAGCCGATCCCGCTCGGCACCGCCAACCGCATGAGCGCGCCCTATCAGGCGGTGAAGTCCAAGGACGGCTATTTCGTCATGGGCGCCACCAACCAGAAGCTCTGGCTGCAGCTCTGCGAGACGCTGGATCGTGCCGACCTTGTCGACGATCCGCGGTTCAAGACCAACCCGGACCGCCTCGCCAACCGCGAAGTGCTGATCGAGGAGCTGGAGAAGAGCTTCGTCACCCGCACCTCCGACGAATGGGTGGAGGCGCTGCTCGCCGTCGGCATCCCGGCCGGCACCATGTACACCTATCCCGAAGCCTTCGAGAGCGAGCACGGCCGCCACCGCCAGATGCGCATGGAGATCGTCCACCCGAACGAGGGCAAGGTCTCGAACATCGGCTTCCCGGTGAAGCTGACCGGCACGCCGCAGCAGGTGCGCCTGCACCCGCCGCTGCTCGGCCAGCACACCGAGGAAGTGCTGAAGGAGATCGGCCTCGACAAGGCCGCCGTCGAGGAACTCACCGCGCGCGGAGCCTTTGCGCCATGA
- a CDS encoding enoyl-CoA hydratase/isomerase family protein yields MNVAATAADLKPEADQGTVRFTVEGAVAHLVFDRPSARNAMTWRMYEELAGACARIAADPSIRVAVLRGAGGKAFVAGTDIEQFRAFSSGQDGIAYEEKVEHYVSRLENLAIPTIAVVEGWAVGGGMALANACDFRLATPGARFGVPIARTLGNCLSASNVQRLVATLGASVVKRMLLLAETPKAEELPAGYVTIVPPEELAARLADITTRLVSHAPITLAVTKEMLRRLAHDPHAPDADLVRRTYGSADFREGVDAFLAKRPPQWRGE; encoded by the coding sequence ATGAACGTCGCCGCCACTGCCGCCGATCTGAAGCCGGAGGCGGACCAGGGCACGGTTCGCTTCACCGTGGAGGGCGCGGTCGCCCATCTCGTCTTCGACCGCCCCTCGGCCCGCAACGCCATGACCTGGCGGATGTATGAGGAGCTCGCCGGGGCCTGCGCGCGCATCGCCGCCGATCCCTCGATCCGCGTCGCCGTGCTGCGCGGCGCCGGCGGCAAGGCCTTCGTGGCCGGGACGGATATCGAGCAGTTCCGGGCCTTTTCCTCGGGCCAGGACGGCATCGCCTATGAGGAGAAGGTCGAGCACTATGTGAGCCGGCTGGAAAACCTCGCCATCCCCACCATCGCGGTGGTGGAAGGCTGGGCGGTCGGCGGCGGCATGGCGCTCGCCAATGCCTGCGACTTCCGCCTCGCCACGCCCGGCGCGCGCTTCGGCGTGCCGATCGCCCGCACGCTCGGCAACTGCCTCTCCGCCTCCAACGTACAGCGCCTCGTCGCCACGCTGGGCGCCAGCGTCGTCAAGCGCATGCTGCTGCTGGCCGAGACGCCGAAGGCCGAGGAACTGCCGGCGGGCTACGTCACCATCGTGCCGCCCGAAGAACTCGCTGCCCGCCTCGCGGACATCACGACCCGCCTCGTCTCGCACGCGCCGATCACGCTCGCCGTCACCAAGGAGATGCTGCGCCGCCTCGCCCACGACCCGCACGCGCCCGACGCGGATCTGGTGCGCAGGACCTATGGCAGCGCCGATTTCCGCGAAGGCGTCGACGCCTTTCTCGCCAAGCGCCCCCCGCAGTGGCGCGGCGAGTGA
- a CDS encoding amino acid ABC transporter substrate-binding protein, which yields MNRIATALAFAGALTGAVVTASFAQAGTLDDVKTRGVLKCGVSQGLAGFSAKDDKGQWAGFDVDLCRAVAAAIFDDASKVDYVPLSADARFPALQKGDVDLLSRNSTWTLSREAGLKLMFAGVSYYDGQGFLVPVSKNVVGALELGKSKICTQSGTTSALNVQDYFRQNKMDLELIELPTVAEVVKAYADGKCDVLTTDVSQLYALRLQLPKPADHIVLPDVISKEPLGPVVRQGDDAWLNLVKWSLFALVNAEELGISTATLDQALKSEKPDVKRFVGTDGTYGEQLGVTKDWAVRIVKNVGNYGEVFERNVGAQSKLGIPRGINQLWSAGGIQYAPPIR from the coding sequence ATGAACAGGATCGCAACCGCGCTGGCTTTCGCCGGCGCCCTGACCGGCGCCGTCGTCACGGCGAGCTTCGCCCAGGCGGGTACGCTCGACGACGTGAAGACGCGCGGCGTGCTCAAATGCGGCGTAAGCCAGGGCCTCGCCGGCTTCTCGGCCAAGGACGACAAGGGCCAGTGGGCCGGCTTCGACGTCGACCTGTGCCGGGCCGTCGCCGCCGCGATCTTCGACGATGCGTCGAAGGTGGACTATGTGCCGCTCTCGGCCGATGCGCGCTTCCCGGCGCTGCAGAAGGGCGACGTCGACCTGCTCTCGCGCAACTCGACCTGGACGCTGTCGCGCGAGGCCGGCCTGAAGCTGATGTTCGCCGGCGTCTCCTATTATGACGGGCAGGGCTTCCTCGTGCCGGTGTCGAAGAACGTCGTCGGCGCGCTCGAACTCGGCAAGTCGAAGATCTGCACGCAGAGCGGCACGACCAGCGCGCTCAACGTGCAGGACTACTTCCGGCAGAACAAGATGGATCTGGAGCTGATCGAGCTTCCGACCGTCGCCGAGGTGGTGAAGGCCTATGCGGACGGCAAGTGCGACGTGCTGACGACCGACGTGTCGCAGCTCTACGCGCTGCGCCTCCAGCTTCCCAAGCCGGCCGACCACATCGTGCTGCCCGACGTCATCTCCAAGGAGCCGCTGGGCCCGGTGGTGCGCCAGGGCGACGACGCCTGGCTGAACCTCGTGAAGTGGAGCCTGTTCGCCCTCGTCAATGCCGAGGAGCTTGGCATCAGCACCGCGACGCTCGATCAGGCGCTGAAGTCGGAGAAGCCGGACGTGAAGCGCTTTGTCGGCACCGACGGCACCTATGGCGAGCAGCTCGGCGTCACCAAGGACTGGGCCGTGCGGATCGTGAAGAACGTCGGCAATTACGGCGAGGTCTTCGAGCGCAATGTCGGTGCGCAGTCCAAGCTCGGTATTCCGCGCGGCATCAACCAGCTCTGGAGCGCCGGCGGCATCCAGTACGCCCCGCCGATCCGCTGA
- a CDS encoding L,D-transpeptidase yields the protein MPFAMTRAGLTGMVLAVAVALPLATAQAQMRPAASVGNQIVDVPEKPGYVPSADEEQLDPAFRRQPVYFRTNEPPGTIIVHTNERFLYLVLGDNRAMRYGIGVGRDGFQWAGLQKVTRKAEWPDWTPPPEMIERQPYLPRFMAGGPGNPMGAAALYLGSTVYRIHGTNMPNTIGMAISSGCFRLVNSDVQDLYNRVPVGTKVIIRQAPEL from the coding sequence ATGCCGTTTGCTATGACGAGAGCGGGCCTGACGGGAATGGTGCTGGCGGTCGCGGTCGCGCTTCCCCTCGCCACGGCGCAGGCCCAGATGCGCCCGGCCGCCAGCGTGGGCAACCAGATTGTCGACGTGCCGGAAAAGCCCGGCTATGTGCCCTCGGCGGACGAGGAGCAGCTCGACCCGGCTTTCCGCCGGCAGCCTGTCTATTTCCGCACCAACGAGCCGCCGGGGACGATCATCGTCCACACCAATGAGCGCTTCCTCTATCTCGTCCTCGGCGACAACCGGGCGATGCGCTACGGCATCGGCGTCGGCCGCGACGGCTTCCAGTGGGCCGGGCTGCAGAAGGTGACGCGCAAGGCCGAGTGGCCGGACTGGACGCCGCCGCCGGAGATGATCGAGCGCCAGCCCTACCTGCCGCGCTTCATGGCGGGCGGGCCGGGCAACCCGATGGGCGCCGCCGCGCTCTATCTCGGCTCCACCGTCTACCGCATCCACGGCACCAACATGCCGAACACCATCGGCATGGCGATCTCTTCCGGCTGCTTCCGGCTGGTGAATTCCGACGTGCAGGATCTCTACAACCGCGTTCCGGTAGGGACCAAGGTCATCATCCGGCAGGCGCCCGAGCTGTGA
- the xylA gene encoding xylose isomerase: MTASARFFASTEPLKYAGPESRDPFSFRWYDKDRVVLGKRMEDHLRFAVAYWHSFTWPGGDPFGGETFLRPWMHGADEMALARAKADVAFELFRILDVPFFAFHDRDIAPEGASLKESNANVRAIADIFAKKMESEKVRLLWGTANLFSNRRFMAGAATNPDPDVFAFAAAQVKNVLEITHELGGENYVLWGGREGYETLLNTDLTRELDQLGRFLNLVVEHKHKIGFKGTILIEPKPQEPTKHQYDFDVGTVYGLLCRAGLEKEVKVNIEANHATLAGHSFEHEIAMAAALGIFGSIDMNKGDAQSGWDTDQFPINVEDTALAMYEILRAGGYTTGGTNFDAKVRRQSIEPEDLVIAHAAAMDVCARALLIAADMIEDGALQKAVDARYAGWDAPANKAMLGAGSSLDAIAARVEAEGLDPQPRSGRQERLEALVTSYLR, translated from the coding sequence ATGACTGCATCCGCCCGCTTCTTCGCCTCCACCGAGCCGCTGAAATATGCCGGCCCCGAGAGCCGCGATCCCTTCTCCTTCCGGTGGTACGACAAGGACCGCGTCGTGCTCGGCAAGCGGATGGAGGACCATCTGCGCTTCGCCGTCGCCTACTGGCACAGCTTCACCTGGCCGGGCGGCGACCCGTTCGGCGGCGAGACCTTCCTGCGCCCTTGGATGCACGGCGCCGACGAGATGGCGCTCGCCCGGGCGAAGGCCGATGTGGCCTTCGAGCTGTTTCGCATCCTCGACGTGCCGTTCTTCGCCTTCCACGACCGCGACATTGCCCCGGAAGGCGCGAGCCTGAAGGAATCCAACGCCAATGTGCGCGCCATCGCCGACATCTTCGCGAAGAAGATGGAGAGCGAGAAGGTGCGCCTGCTGTGGGGCACCGCCAACCTGTTCTCCAACCGGCGTTTCATGGCCGGTGCGGCGACCAATCCCGACCCGGACGTCTTCGCCTTTGCTGCCGCGCAGGTGAAGAACGTGCTGGAGATCACCCATGAACTCGGCGGCGAGAACTACGTGCTGTGGGGTGGCCGCGAGGGCTATGAGACGCTGCTCAACACCGACCTGACGCGCGAACTCGACCAGCTGGGCCGCTTCCTCAACCTCGTCGTCGAGCACAAGCACAAGATCGGCTTCAAGGGCACCATCCTGATCGAGCCGAAGCCGCAGGAGCCGACCAAGCACCAGTACGACTTCGACGTCGGCACGGTGTACGGCCTGCTCTGCCGCGCCGGGCTGGAGAAGGAAGTGAAGGTCAATATCGAGGCCAACCACGCCACGCTGGCCGGCCACTCCTTCGAGCATGAGATCGCCATGGCGGCGGCGCTCGGCATCTTCGGCTCGATCGACATGAACAAGGGCGACGCCCAGTCCGGCTGGGACACCGACCAGTTCCCGATCAATGTCGAGGACACGGCGCTCGCCATGTACGAAATCCTGCGCGCGGGCGGCTACACCACCGGCGGTACCAATTTCGACGCCAAGGTACGGCGCCAGTCGATCGAGCCGGAAGACCTCGTCATCGCCCATGCGGCCGCCATGGATGTGTGCGCCCGCGCCCTGCTGATCGCCGCCGACATGATCGAGGACGGCGCGCTGCAGAAGGCGGTCGATGCGCGCTATGCCGGCTGGGACGCGCCGGCCAACAAGGCGATGCTGGGCGCCGGCTCCTCGCTGGACGCCATCGCCGCCCGCGTCGAGGCGGAAGGTCTCGACCCGCAGCCGCGCTCGGGCCGTCAGGAGCGCCTGGAAGCCCTCGTCACCAGCTATCTGCGCTGA
- the xylB gene encoding xylulokinase: MFLGLDIGTSAIKAVLVDDAQSVVATVETPLAISRPHPGFSEQNPEDWWQATLTSIDRLKAEQPAALSAVRGIGLSGQMHGAVLLDKNGEVLRPAILWNDGRSSTECRELEARFPALHQVAGNLAFPGFTAPKLLWVRKHEPDIFARTAKVLLPKAYVGYRLTGEMVEEMSDASGTLWLDVGARDWSDAALEATYLSRARMPRLVEGSAAAGRIHADLAARWGMASPPVLAGGAGDNAAGAVGLGAIHAGNAFVSLGTSGVLWATTDRYAPNPQSSVHAFCHAIPATWHQMGVILSAASALGWWSGAAQVPVADLLAPLGERPSAPSTATFLPYLSGERTPHNDTAIRGAFIGLDHDTTRETLTQAVLEGVAFAFRDCLDALAAAGTRLTEADVIGGGSRSRFWIAVLASVLGLPLNRIEDGERGGAFGAARLARMAATGESPAQICLPPRRIETIRPDPELQHAYAERHALYRALYPALKGVTS; the protein is encoded by the coding sequence ATGTTTCTCGGCCTCGACATTGGAACCTCCGCCATCAAGGCGGTGCTGGTCGACGACGCGCAATCGGTCGTCGCGACCGTGGAGACGCCGCTGGCGATCTCGCGCCCGCATCCTGGCTTCAGTGAACAGAACCCCGAGGACTGGTGGCAGGCGACGCTGACCAGCATCGACCGTCTGAAGGCAGAGCAGCCCGCCGCGCTTTCCGCCGTGCGGGGCATCGGCCTGTCCGGCCAGATGCACGGCGCCGTGCTTTTGGACAAAAACGGTGAGGTGCTGCGCCCGGCGATCCTGTGGAATGACGGGCGCTCCTCCACTGAGTGCCGCGAACTGGAGGCGCGGTTCCCCGCGCTCCACCAGGTCGCCGGCAATCTCGCCTTTCCCGGCTTCACCGCCCCGAAGCTGCTGTGGGTGCGAAAGCACGAGCCGGATATCTTCGCCCGCACCGCCAAGGTGCTGCTGCCGAAGGCCTATGTCGGCTACCGCCTGACCGGCGAGATGGTCGAGGAGATGTCCGACGCCTCCGGCACGCTGTGGCTCGATGTCGGGGCGCGCGACTGGTCGGACGCGGCGCTGGAGGCGACGTATCTTTCCCGCGCCCGCATGCCCCGCCTCGTCGAGGGTAGTGCGGCCGCCGGGCGCATCCATGCCGATCTCGCGGCCCGCTGGGGCATGGCGAGCCCGCCGGTGCTGGCGGGCGGGGCGGGCGACAATGCCGCCGGCGCCGTCGGCCTCGGCGCCATCCATGCCGGCAATGCCTTCGTCTCGCTCGGCACGTCGGGCGTGCTGTGGGCGACCACCGACCGCTATGCGCCGAACCCGCAGTCGAGCGTGCACGCCTTCTGCCACGCCATTCCCGCCACGTGGCACCAGATGGGCGTCATCCTCTCGGCCGCCTCGGCGCTGGGCTGGTGGTCGGGCGCGGCGCAGGTGCCGGTCGCCGACCTCTTGGCCCCGCTCGGCGAGCGCCCCTCGGCGCCCTCGACGGCGACTTTCCTTCCCTACCTGTCCGGCGAGCGCACGCCGCACAACGACACCGCTATTCGCGGCGCCTTCATCGGCCTCGACCACGACACCACGCGCGAGACGCTGACGCAGGCGGTGCTGGAGGGCGTCGCCTTTGCCTTCCGCGACTGCCTCGACGCGCTGGCGGCGGCGGGCACGCGGCTCACCGAGGCCGACGTGATCGGCGGCGGTTCGCGCTCGCGCTTCTGGATCGCGGTGCTGGCGAGCGTGCTCGGCCTGCCGCTCAACCGGATCGAGGACGGCGAGCGGGGCGGGGCCTTCGGCGCCGCGCGCCTGGCCCGCATGGCCGCGACCGGCGAGAGCCCGGCGCAGATCTGCCTGCCACCGCGCCGGATCGAGACGATCCGGCCCGATCCCGAGCTTCAACATGCCTATGCGGAACGGCACGCGCTCTACCGGGCGCTGTACCCCGCCCTGAAGGGAGTGACGTCATGA